The Sphingomonas sp. KR3-1 genome contains a region encoding:
- a CDS encoding error-prone DNA polymerase, translating to MTYAELQVTTHFSFLRGASSPEELFRQAALLGLPALGIVDRNSVGGVVRALVAAEQFSQLGIPIKMIAGCRLDLVDGSSVLVWPEDTAAWSRLTRLLTLGKARADAQRGEKGQCFLHWEDVAGAAEGLVGALVPGLADTGDPLALRWMADVFGARGHLCLTQHRRPGDALRIHALNLAAERFGLTALATGDVLYDTPDRRMLQDVVTAIRECCTIDGLGFRRERSADRHLKSPEEMARRFRDYPQALAASQAIAERCTFSLRDLKHQYPEEEVIHGRSAQEALAALAWNGLKQRFGGKPSQAHQDLLTHELGLVAQMEYAPYFLTVNSIVQFALSQHILCQGRGSAANSVICFALGITSIDPIKHQLLFERFISTERKEPPDIDVDFEHERREEVIQWIYENYGQDHAALTAVVSRFRSRGALREVGKAMGLPEDMTAALSSQVWGWSNDVDDKHADALNLDRSDPRLALTLELARQLIGTPRHLSQHPGGFVLTRDKLHDLIPVEPAAMVDRRVIEWEKLDIEELGFMKVDILGLGMLGCMRRTFDLLSAHKATHLTLASPLMQEEDGPTFEMIQQADTLGVFQIESRAQMSMLPRMKPVNFYDIAIQVAIVRPGPIQGNMVHPYLKRRQNPELVDYPSPALKEVLLKTLGVPLFQEQAMQVAIIGAGFTPSEADRLRRAMATFKSSGDIGEFGPKLISGMLERGISQEFAERLVEQIRGFSNYGFPESHAASFAKIAYASSWMKCHHPDVFCCALLNAQPMGFYAPAQLIRDARSHGVEARPVCINDSDWDTRMVPEGANPRPRDAKFCGTDEDWTSMQPIRLGMRIVQGLSEADAIEILKARRQAPFTSLEDVWRRSRVKPAALERLARADAFQALGLNRRQALWAIKGLGQAPLDLFAAADAREGATVAEAIEPDVALLPLSAGREVVEDYRSTQLSLRAHPLVFLRDRLAARRIAKCADLLGMKDGQRVEVAGLILVRQRPGSANGVVFVTLEDETGIANAVLWADRFEENRRTVMSATMLAIRGKVQREGIVIHLVAEQITDLTPWLREVGELDLPRMTMPGDGATHGGEIDPRERLQPRQRALESWPPRRSLKAPDLIPVRSRDFH from the coding sequence ATGACCTATGCCGAGCTCCAGGTGACGACGCATTTCTCGTTCCTGCGCGGGGCTTCCTCGCCCGAGGAGCTGTTCCGCCAGGCCGCGCTGCTGGGCTTGCCCGCGCTCGGCATCGTCGACCGCAATTCGGTGGGCGGGGTGGTGCGCGCGCTGGTCGCCGCCGAGCAGTTCAGCCAGCTCGGCATCCCGATCAAGATGATCGCCGGCTGCCGGCTCGACCTGGTCGATGGCAGCTCGGTGCTGGTCTGGCCCGAGGATACCGCCGCCTGGTCGCGGCTCACCCGGCTGCTCACGCTCGGCAAGGCGCGGGCGGATGCGCAACGCGGCGAGAAGGGCCAGTGCTTCCTCCATTGGGAGGATGTTGCCGGTGCCGCCGAGGGGCTGGTCGGCGCGCTGGTGCCCGGGCTCGCCGATACCGGCGACCCCCTGGCGCTGCGCTGGATGGCGGACGTGTTCGGCGCGCGCGGGCATCTCTGCCTGACCCAGCATCGCCGGCCGGGCGACGCGCTGCGAATCCACGCACTCAACCTGGCGGCCGAGCGCTTCGGGCTGACGGCGCTGGCGACCGGCGACGTGCTCTACGACACGCCCGACCGGCGCATGCTGCAGGACGTCGTGACGGCGATCCGCGAGTGCTGCACGATCGACGGGCTCGGTTTCCGCCGCGAGCGCAGTGCCGATCGGCACCTGAAGTCGCCCGAGGAGATGGCGCGGCGCTTCCGCGACTATCCGCAAGCCCTTGCCGCGTCGCAAGCGATCGCCGAGCGCTGCACCTTCTCGCTGCGCGACCTCAAGCACCAATATCCCGAGGAGGAGGTCATCCATGGCCGCAGTGCGCAGGAAGCGCTCGCCGCGCTCGCCTGGAACGGGCTCAAGCAGCGCTTCGGCGGCAAGCCGAGCCAGGCGCATCAGGACCTGCTCACCCATGAGCTCGGGCTCGTCGCGCAGATGGAGTACGCGCCCTATTTCCTGACGGTCAATTCGATCGTCCAGTTCGCGCTCAGCCAGCACATCCTCTGCCAGGGGCGCGGCAGCGCCGCCAATTCGGTGATCTGCTTCGCGCTCGGCATCACCTCGATCGATCCGATCAAGCACCAGCTGCTGTTCGAGCGCTTCATCTCGACCGAGCGCAAGGAGCCGCCCGACATCGACGTCGATTTCGAGCATGAGCGGCGCGAGGAAGTGATCCAGTGGATCTATGAGAATTACGGCCAGGACCATGCCGCGCTGACCGCAGTGGTCAGCCGCTTCCGCTCGCGCGGCGCGCTGCGCGAGGTGGGCAAGGCGATGGGCCTGCCCGAGGACATGACCGCGGCGCTGTCCTCGCAGGTCTGGGGCTGGTCGAACGACGTCGACGACAAGCATGCCGATGCGCTCAACCTCGATCGCAGCGATCCGCGCCTGGCGCTGACGCTCGAGCTGGCGCGCCAGCTGATCGGCACGCCGCGCCACCTCTCGCAGCATCCCGGCGGCTTCGTGCTGACCCGCGACAAGCTGCACGACCTGATCCCGGTCGAGCCCGCGGCGATGGTCGATCGCCGGGTGATCGAATGGGAGAAGCTCGACATCGAGGAGCTCGGTTTCATGAAGGTCGACATTCTCGGCCTCGGCATGCTCGGCTGCATGCGGCGCACCTTCGACCTGCTCAGTGCGCACAAGGCGACGCACCTGACGCTCGCCTCCCCGCTGATGCAGGAGGAGGACGGCCCGACCTTCGAGATGATCCAGCAGGCGGACACGCTCGGCGTGTTCCAGATCGAGAGCCGCGCGCAGATGTCGATGCTGCCGCGGATGAAGCCGGTGAATTTCTACGACATCGCGATCCAGGTCGCGATCGTCCGGCCGGGGCCGATCCAGGGCAACATGGTCCACCCCTATCTCAAGCGGCGGCAAAATCCGGAGCTGGTCGACTATCCTTCGCCGGCATTGAAGGAGGTGCTGCTCAAGACGCTGGGCGTGCCGCTGTTCCAGGAACAGGCGATGCAGGTGGCGATCATCGGCGCCGGCTTCACTCCGAGCGAAGCGGACCGTCTGCGCCGCGCGATGGCGACGTTCAAGTCGAGCGGCGACATCGGCGAGTTCGGCCCCAAACTGATCAGTGGCATGCTCGAACGCGGCATCAGCCAGGAATTCGCCGAGCGGCTGGTCGAGCAGATCCGCGGCTTCAGCAATTACGGCTTCCCGGAGAGCCACGCCGCCAGCTTCGCCAAGATCGCCTATGCCTCGAGCTGGATGAAATGCCATCATCCCGACGTGTTCTGCTGCGCGCTGCTCAATGCGCAGCCGATGGGCTTCTATGCGCCGGCGCAGCTGATCCGCGATGCGCGCAGCCACGGCGTCGAGGCGCGGCCGGTGTGCATCAACGACAGCGACTGGGACACGCGGATGGTGCCCGAAGGCGCGAACCCGCGCCCGCGCGACGCGAAGTTCTGCGGCACCGACGAGGACTGGACGAGCATGCAGCCGATCCGGCTGGGCATGCGGATCGTCCAGGGGCTTTCCGAAGCAGATGCGATCGAAATCCTGAAGGCGCGCCGGCAAGCCCCCTTCACCTCGCTCGAAGATGTGTGGCGCCGATCCCGCGTGAAGCCCGCCGCGCTCGAACGGCTCGCGCGGGCGGACGCGTTCCAGGCGCTCGGGCTCAATCGGCGCCAGGCGCTCTGGGCGATCAAGGGGCTCGGCCAGGCGCCGCTCGACCTGTTCGCCGCCGCCGATGCCCGCGAGGGCGCCACCGTGGCGGAGGCGATCGAGCCCGACGTGGCGCTGCTGCCGCTCAGCGCGGGCCGCGAAGTGGTGGAGGATTACCGCTCCACCCAGCTGTCGCTGCGTGCGCATCCGCTGGTCTTCCTGCGCGACCGGCTGGCGGCGCGGCGGATCGCGAAATGCGCGGACCTGCTGGGCATGAAGGACGGCCAGCGCGTGGAGGTCGCCGGGCTGATCCTTGTGCGCCAGCGGCCGGGCAGCGCCAATGGCGTGGTGTTCGTCACGCTGGAGGACGAGACCGGCATCGCCAATGCCGTGCTCTGGGCCGACCGGTTCGAGGAGAATCGCCGCACGGTGATGTCGGCGACGATGCTGGCGATCCGCGGCAAGGTGCAGCGCGAGGGGATCGTGATCCACCTCGTGGCGGAGCAGATCACCGATCTCACCCCCTGGCTGCGCGAAGTCGGCGAGCTCGACCTGCCGCGCATGACCATGCCCGGCGACGGCGCGACGCATGGCGGCGAGATCGATCCGCGCGAGCGCCTCCAGCCCCGCCAGCGCGCGCTCGAAAGCTGGCCGCCGCGCCGCAGCCTCAAGGCGCCGGATCTTATTCCGGTGCGATCCAGGGACTTTCACTGA
- a CDS encoding 2'-5' RNA ligase family protein, which yields MPKNRLFYALRPSPLARNLIGVQRDQLGLAESVVENDRLHITLGITEDFARQPYAEMQRLIEIGAQVSAAPVPVRLDRVSGSNETIALRPSRKIDALAELGRKLQDALSRAGLLRGGWDFHPHVTLLYRKGRPFTRTIEPIGWDATDFVLIRSVLGEHRHIELGRWPLVDSQGGFGF from the coding sequence ATGCCGAAGAACCGCCTCTTCTATGCGCTGCGCCCCTCGCCGCTCGCCCGCAATCTGATCGGGGTGCAGCGCGACCAGCTCGGGCTGGCCGAAAGCGTGGTCGAGAACGACCGGCTGCACATCACGCTCGGCATCACCGAGGATTTCGCCCGCCAGCCCTATGCGGAGATGCAACGGCTGATCGAGATCGGCGCGCAAGTCTCGGCAGCGCCGGTGCCGGTGCGGCTCGACCGGGTATCGGGCAGCAACGAGACGATCGCGCTTCGGCCCAGCCGCAAGATCGATGCGCTGGCAGAGCTGGGGCGCAAGCTGCAGGACGCGCTGTCGCGCGCCGGCCTGTTGCGCGGCGGCTGGGATTTCCACCCGCACGTCACGCTGCTCTACCGCAAGGGCCGGCCTTTCACGCGGACGATCGAACCTATCGGCTGGGATGCGACCGATTTCGTGCTGATCCGCTCCGTGCTCGGCGAACACCGGCATATCGAACTGGGCCGCTGGCCGCTGGTCGACAGCCAGGGCGGATTTGGGTTCTAG
- a CDS encoding methylated-DNA--[protein]-cysteine S-methyltransferase, protein MTGENFYTVFETVAGFAAIGWNAKGINSFRLPAGNAHEAERALLRRLPDARPATPPAAVQAVIEDALRYFAGERVDFANVPVDLGAQQPFFDRVYAAVRQLGWGETATYGAIAKLLEAGPEFARDVGQAMAANPVPLIIPCHRVTAANGRIGGFSAPGGSHSKAQMLGIEGVEVRDGVVTRELPQLGLGF, encoded by the coding sequence ATGACCGGCGAAAACTTCTACACCGTGTTCGAGACCGTGGCGGGCTTCGCCGCGATCGGCTGGAATGCGAAGGGCATCAACAGCTTCCGGCTGCCGGCGGGCAATGCGCACGAGGCGGAGCGGGCGCTGCTTCGCCGGCTGCCGGATGCGCGGCCAGCGACTCCGCCCGCCGCGGTGCAGGCGGTGATCGAGGATGCGCTGCGCTATTTCGCCGGGGAGCGCGTCGACTTCGCGAACGTGCCCGTCGATCTGGGCGCGCAGCAGCCCTTCTTCGATCGCGTCTATGCCGCGGTCCGCCAGCTCGGCTGGGGCGAGACGGCGACCTATGGCGCGATCGCCAAATTGCTCGAGGCGGGTCCCGAATTCGCCCGCGATGTCGGCCAGGCGATGGCGGCCAATCCGGTGCCGCTGATCATCCCGTGCCACCGGGTGACCGCGGCGAACGGGCGGATCGGCGGCTTCTCGGCGCCCGGCGGCTCGCACTCCAAGGCGCAGATGCTCGGGATCGAGGGCGTCGAGGTGCGGGACGGCGTCGTCACGCGCGAGCTGCCACAGCTCGGGCTGGGGTTCTAG
- a CDS encoding fumarylacetoacetate hydrolase family protein, translating to MKLASLKSGRDGKLVVVSTDLAWYASAGMIAPTLQAALDNWEQVEADLRNLATDLDHEVIPRERFHERFAAAPLPRAYQWADGSAYVNHVALVRQARSAEMPDSFWHDPLMYQGGSDGFLGPRDPIPLADESWGCDLEGEVVVVTGDVPLGASREEALAAIRLVGLTNDVSLRNLIPGELAKGFGFFQSKPASAFSPVFVTPDALGDWWQEGKLHRKLMVDVNGKPFGRADAGVDMTFDFGTLVAHAARTRALGAGTIIGSGTVSNRGEDGGPGKPVSEGGVGYSCLAEIRTIETIRGGKPETPFLKAGDTVRIWAEDDKHHPIFGVIEQTVGG from the coding sequence ATGAAGCTCGCAAGCCTGAAGAGCGGCCGTGACGGCAAACTGGTCGTCGTTTCCACCGACCTGGCCTGGTATGCCAGCGCGGGCATGATCGCGCCGACGCTGCAGGCCGCGCTCGACAATTGGGAGCAGGTCGAGGCGGACCTGCGCAACCTCGCCACCGATCTCGATCACGAGGTGATCCCGCGCGAGCGCTTCCACGAGCGCTTCGCCGCCGCGCCGTTGCCGCGCGCCTATCAATGGGCGGACGGCTCGGCCTATGTGAACCATGTCGCGCTGGTGCGGCAGGCGCGCAGTGCCGAGATGCCCGACAGCTTCTGGCACGATCCGCTGATGTACCAGGGCGGCAGCGACGGCTTCCTGGGGCCGCGCGATCCGATCCCGCTCGCCGACGAGAGCTGGGGCTGCGACCTGGAGGGCGAAGTGGTCGTCGTCACCGGCGACGTGCCGCTCGGCGCCAGCCGCGAGGAAGCGCTCGCCGCGATCCGCCTGGTCGGCCTCACCAACGACGTCAGCCTGCGCAACCTGATTCCCGGCGAGCTCGCCAAGGGCTTCGGCTTCTTCCAGTCCAAGCCGGCCAGCGCCTTCTCGCCGGTGTTCGTCACCCCCGATGCGCTGGGCGACTGGTGGCAGGAGGGCAAGCTCCACCGCAAGCTGATGGTCGATGTGAACGGCAAGCCGTTCGGCCGGGCGGATGCGGGCGTCGACATGACCTTCGATTTCGGCACGCTGGTCGCGCATGCCGCCAGGACGCGCGCGCTCGGCGCCGGCACGATCATCGGCTCGGGCACCGTCTCGAACCGCGGCGAGGACGGCGGCCCGGGCAAGCCGGTGAGCGAAGGCGGCGTCGGCTATTCCTGCCTCGCCGAGATCCGCACGATCGAGACGATCCGCGGCGGCAAGCCCGAGACGCCCTTCCTCAAGGCGGGCGACACGGTGCGCATCTGGGCCGAGGACGACAAGCACCACCCGATCTTCGGTGTGATCGAGCAGACGGTGGGCGGCTGA
- a CDS encoding PAS domain-containing protein yields the protein MGVALRFLDHEGEMAARIRGFDWATHPLGAPQHWPDPLKFALDMALASSFPSAIYWGPDLHLLYNDAWAPIPAERHPWALGRPAREVWADIWAIVAPQMEQVIASGRGFAIYDQLLAMERGGRPQETWWNYSFTPIRDADGEVRGLLNQGNETTRFVLAERARLAEVARLRDLFEQAPGAVALLRGPEHRFEFANSGYVALVGGRMVLGRTVAEALPEVVEQGFVDLLDSVYAGGEPFRADGVPVLLQRQPGAAPETRFLDFVYQPIKDGNGNTTDIFVAANDVTERAAAEEALRQSEERLQLALNASVGVGTWVWDVPADLVTADERFLRLYGVDEALAGQGKPIGEFFVNVHPEDRPRLEASIARTLGEQAPFNEEYRLLQPNGSVRWVSAQGRAIFDDEGSPLRFPGVAFDITERKRAEDAARAAADDLRAANDAQAFLGALADQQRALDSADAVLHFTAAALGEQLGLDRVNFYRVQGDEVHFGPHWNSGRLAPIEGALSVAQLGDNARNYRIGRTVILSDMATDAPGLAHLAGAGVGVPLLRAGQWVAVLSISTAGPRAWSAEEVAFIEAVAETTWDAVERIEAVAALRESEAKFRAIANSIDQMVWSTLPNGHHDYYNDRWYEYTGVPRGSTDGEGWNGVFHPEDQERAWSVWRQSLESGEHYRIEYRLRHNSGQYRWVLGSAQPVRDERGAITRWFGTCTDIQDIVDAREVLARSREALETAVQERTEQLTAAEDLLRQAQKMEAVGQLTGGIAHDFNNMLAVVIGALDLLERRVKQGNHDLDKYITAARDGATRAAALTQRLLAFSRQQPLAPAAIDANAMVGGMIELLVRTLGDDVTVETVLPAGLRPLLADPNQLENVILNLSVNARDAMPKGGRLVLTTANARFDGSEAAGLDLAPGDYVEIAVADTGSGMAPEVAARAFDPFFTTKGVGKGTGLGLSQVFGFVRQSGGAVRIDTAPGAGTTVHLYLPVHAGAAPAAAQERMAGPAPRGIGETVLVVEDEERVRSYSVEALRELGYQVIAARDGPEALRLIEQKLDHGGQPIALLFSDVVMPEMTGRELAERARARVPGLKVLLTSGYAPETARVAGETILAKPFDLDRLAVAIRAALDA from the coding sequence ATGGGGGTCGCGCTGCGCTTTCTGGATCACGAAGGCGAGATGGCGGCGCGCATCCGCGGTTTCGACTGGGCGACGCATCCGCTCGGCGCGCCGCAGCACTGGCCCGATCCGCTCAAGTTCGCGCTCGACATGGCGCTCGCCTCCAGCTTCCCGTCCGCGATCTACTGGGGGCCGGACCTCCACCTGCTCTACAACGACGCCTGGGCGCCGATCCCCGCCGAGCGGCATCCCTGGGCGCTGGGGCGGCCTGCGCGCGAGGTATGGGCGGACATCTGGGCGATCGTCGCGCCGCAGATGGAGCAGGTGATCGCCAGCGGGCGCGGCTTCGCGATCTACGACCAGCTGCTCGCGATGGAACGCGGCGGGCGACCGCAGGAAACCTGGTGGAACTACAGCTTCACGCCGATCCGCGATGCGGACGGCGAGGTGCGCGGCCTGCTCAACCAGGGCAACGAGACGACGCGCTTCGTGCTCGCCGAGCGCGCGCGCCTGGCCGAAGTGGCGCGGCTGCGCGACCTGTTCGAGCAGGCGCCGGGCGCCGTCGCGCTGCTGCGCGGGCCGGAGCACCGCTTCGAATTCGCCAATTCGGGCTATGTCGCGCTGGTCGGCGGGCGCATGGTGCTGGGGCGCACGGTGGCGGAGGCGCTTCCCGAGGTGGTCGAGCAAGGTTTCGTCGACCTGCTCGACAGCGTCTATGCCGGTGGCGAACCCTTCCGCGCGGACGGCGTGCCGGTGCTGCTCCAGCGCCAGCCCGGTGCCGCACCCGAGACGCGCTTCCTCGATTTCGTCTACCAGCCGATCAAGGACGGCAACGGCAACACCACCGACATCTTCGTCGCCGCCAACGACGTGACCGAGCGCGCCGCGGCCGAGGAAGCGCTGCGCCAGAGCGAGGAGCGCCTGCAGCTCGCGCTCAACGCATCGGTGGGCGTCGGCACCTGGGTGTGGGACGTGCCGGCCGACCTGGTCACCGCCGACGAACGCTTCCTGCGCCTCTACGGCGTCGACGAGGCGCTGGCCGGGCAGGGCAAGCCGATCGGCGAATTCTTCGTCAACGTGCATCCCGAGGACCGGCCGCGGCTCGAGGCGAGCATCGCGCGGACGCTCGGCGAGCAGGCGCCGTTCAACGAGGAATATCGCCTGCTCCAGCCCAACGGCAGCGTCCGCTGGGTGAGCGCGCAGGGCCGGGCGATCTTCGACGACGAAGGCAGCCCGCTGCGCTTCCCCGGCGTCGCCTTCGACATCACCGAGCGCAAGCGCGCCGAGGACGCGGCGCGCGCCGCCGCCGACGATCTGCGCGCCGCCAACGACGCGCAGGCGTTTCTCGGCGCGCTCGCCGATCAGCAGCGCGCGCTCGATTCGGCCGATGCGGTGCTGCATTTCACCGCCGCCGCGCTCGGCGAGCAGCTCGGGCTCGACCGGGTGAATTTCTACCGCGTCCAAGGCGACGAGGTGCATTTCGGGCCGCACTGGAACAGTGGCCGGCTCGCGCCGATCGAAGGCGCGCTCAGTGTCGCGCAGCTGGGCGACAATGCCCGCAACTACCGGATCGGCCGCACCGTGATACTGTCCGACATGGCGACCGACGCGCCGGGCCTCGCCCATCTCGCCGGCGCCGGGGTGGGCGTGCCGCTGCTGCGCGCCGGGCAATGGGTGGCGGTTCTGTCGATCAGCACGGCAGGCCCGCGCGCCTGGTCGGCCGAGGAGGTCGCTTTCATCGAAGCGGTGGCGGAGACGACCTGGGACGCGGTGGAGCGGATCGAGGCCGTCGCGGCGCTGCGCGAGAGCGAGGCCAAGTTCCGCGCGATCGCCAATTCGATCGACCAGATGGTCTGGTCGACGCTGCCCAACGGCCATCACGATTATTACAACGACCGCTGGTACGAATATACCGGCGTCCCCCGGGGCAGCACCGACGGCGAGGGCTGGAACGGCGTGTTCCACCCCGAGGACCAGGAACGCGCGTGGAGCGTGTGGCGCCAGAGCCTGGAGAGCGGCGAGCATTACCGGATCGAATATCGGCTGCGCCACAATAGCGGGCAGTATCGCTGGGTGCTCGGCAGCGCCCAGCCGGTGCGCGACGAACGCGGCGCGATCACGCGCTGGTTCGGCACCTGCACCGACATCCAGGACATCGTCGATGCACGCGAAGTGCTCGCCCGCTCGCGCGAGGCGCTGGAAACCGCCGTCCAGGAGCGCACCGAACAGCTGACGGCAGCGGAGGATTTGCTGCGCCAGGCGCAGAAGATGGAGGCGGTCGGCCAGCTCACCGGCGGCATCGCGCATGATTTCAACAACATGCTCGCGGTGGTGATCGGCGCGCTCGACCTGCTCGAGCGGCGCGTGAAGCAGGGCAATCACGACCTCGACAAATATATTACCGCCGCGCGCGACGGCGCGACCCGCGCCGCCGCGCTCACCCAGCGGCTGCTCGCCTTCTCGCGCCAGCAACCGCTCGCCCCGGCGGCGATCGATGCCAATGCGATGGTGGGCGGCATGATCGAGCTGCTCGTCCGCACGCTCGGCGACGACGTGACGGTGGAGACCGTGCTGCCCGCCGGCCTGCGCCCGCTGCTCGCCGATCCCAACCAGCTCGAGAACGTCATCCTCAACCTCTCGGTCAATGCGCGTGACGCGATGCCCAAGGGCGGCAGGCTGGTGCTGACCACCGCCAATGCCCGGTTCGACGGCAGCGAAGCGGCGGGGCTGGACCTGGCGCCCGGCGACTATGTCGAGATCGCAGTGGCCGACACCGGCAGCGGCATGGCCCCCGAAGTCGCCGCGCGCGCCTTCGATCCGTTCTTCACGACCAAGGGCGTCGGCAAGGGCACCGGCCTGGGGCTGAGCCAGGTGTTCGGCTTCGTCCGCCAGTCGGGCGGCGCGGTGCGGATCGATACGGCGCCGGGCGCGGGCACCACCGTCCATCTCTATCTGCCGGTCCATGCCGGCGCTGCGCCCGCCGCGGCGCAGGAGCGCATGGCCGGACCGGCGCCGCGCGGCATCGGCGAGACGGTGCTCGTCGTCGAGGACGAGGAGCGCGTGCGCAGCTATTCGGTCGAGGCGCTGCGCGAGCTCGGCTACCAGGTGATCGCCGCGCGCGACGGGCCCGAGGCGCTGCGGCTGATCGAGCAAAAGCTGGACCATGGCGGCCAGCCGATCGCGCTGCTGTTCAGCGACGTGGTGATGCCCGAGATGACCGGCCGCGAGCTGGCGGAGCGCGCGCGCGCCAGGGTGCCTGGCCTCAAGGTGCTGCTGACCAGCGGCTATGCGCCCGAGACGGCGCGCGTCGCGGGCGAGACGATCCTCGCCAAGCCCTTCGACCTCGATCGGCTCGCGGTCGCCATCCGGGCGGCGCTCGACGCATAA
- a CDS encoding adenylosuccinate synthase: protein MANVAVIGAQWGDEGKGKIVDWLAERADMVVRFQGGHNAGHTLVVGENVYKLSLLPSGIVRGTPSVIGNGVVLDPWALKAEIEKLRGQGVDVTPDTLSIADTCPLILPLHGELDGLREDASGAGKIGTTRRGIGPAYEDKVGRRAIRVCDLAHLGELEPQLDRLLAHHDALRAGFGVGPIDRAALVEQLREIAGFVLPFAKPVWRDLNAARERGRRILFEGAQGVLLDIDHGTYPFVTSSNTVAGTASAGSGIGPAAVGFVLGIAKAYTTRVGSGPFPSEQDNDVGERLGTRGHEFGTVTGRKRRCGWLDAVLLRQSAAVSGITGIALTKLDVLDGFDEIKVCTGYRLHGREIDYYPANAADQAAIEAIYETMPGWQETTAGARSWAQLPAAAIKYIRRVEELIRCPVTLVSTSPEREDTILVRDPFAD from the coding sequence ATGGCAAATGTAGCGGTTATCGGCGCCCAATGGGGTGACGAAGGCAAGGGCAAGATCGTCGACTGGCTCGCCGAGCGCGCCGACATGGTCGTGCGCTTCCAGGGCGGCCACAATGCCGGGCACACGCTGGTCGTCGGCGAGAATGTCTACAAGCTGTCGCTCCTCCCCTCGGGCATCGTCCGCGGCACCCCCTCGGTGATCGGCAATGGCGTGGTGCTCGATCCCTGGGCGCTCAAGGCCGAGATCGAGAAGCTGCGCGGCCAGGGCGTCGACGTGACGCCGGACACGCTGAGCATCGCCGATACCTGCCCGCTGATCCTGCCGCTGCACGGCGAGCTCGACGGCCTGCGCGAGGATGCCAGCGGCGCCGGCAAGATCGGCACCACGCGGCGCGGCATCGGCCCGGCCTATGAGGACAAGGTCGGCCGCCGCGCGATCCGGGTCTGCGACCTGGCGCATCTCGGCGAGCTCGAGCCGCAGCTCGACCGCCTGCTCGCGCATCACGACGCGCTGCGCGCCGGCTTCGGCGTCGGCCCGATCGACCGCGCCGCGCTGGTCGAGCAGCTGCGCGAGATCGCCGGCTTCGTCCTGCCCTTCGCCAAGCCGGTGTGGCGCGACCTCAACGCCGCGCGCGAGCGCGGCCGCCGCATCCTGTTCGAAGGCGCGCAGGGCGTGCTGCTCGACATCGATCACGGCACCTATCCGTTCGTCACTTCGTCCAACACGGTGGCGGGCACCGCCTCGGCGGGATCGGGCATCGGCCCGGCCGCAGTCGGCTTCGTGCTGGGCATCGCCAAGGCCTATACGACGCGCGTCGGATCGGGCCCCTTCCCGAGCGAGCAGGACAATGACGTGGGCGAGCGGCTCGGCACGCGCGGCCATGAGTTCGGCACCGTCACCGGGCGCAAGCGCCGCTGCGGCTGGCTCGATGCGGTGCTGCTGCGCCAGTCGGCCGCGGTCTCGGGCATCACCGGCATCGCACTGACCAAGCTCGACGTGCTCGACGGGTTCGACGAGATCAAGGTGTGCACCGGCTATCGCCTGCACGGCCGGGAGATCGACTATTATCCGGCCAACGCCGCCGACCAGGCCGCGATAGAGGCGATCTACGAGACGATGCCGGGCTGGCAGGAGACCACCGCCGGCGCGCGCAGCTGGGCCCAGCTGCCCGCTGCCGCGATCAAATATATCCGCCGGGTGGAAGAACTGATCCGCTGCCCGGTCACGCTGGTATCGACCAGCCCCGAGCGCGAGGACACCATTCTGGTCCGCGATCCTTTCGCGGACTGA